In a genomic window of Allomeiothermus silvanus DSM 9946:
- a CDS encoding lysophospholipid acyltransferase family protein: MSAAFRQRPWEALLASLLAALFRRTVRRGLRGVWVQGELPAGPWVLAANHHSWWDAYVLPVLLDHWRVRFRIVVSDRRLAEFSFFRGLGALEASRVRQALYALRRKEALIIFPEGELHPPGRMGPLHRGAAWLAERARVPLLPVAVRVVLRGQELPEAYVVFGEPLAADLEGLERSLNRMLSDLDGQIGAALPEEPLPGFRLVLPGRKSTHERMAFWGLALARFTRER, translated from the coding sequence TTGAGTGCTGCCTTTCGTCAACGCCCCTGGGAAGCCCTCCTCGCTAGCCTGTTGGCTGCGCTTTTTCGGCGCACGGTGCGCCGAGGGTTGCGTGGGGTCTGGGTACAGGGGGAACTTCCGGCGGGGCCTTGGGTGTTGGCCGCTAACCACCATTCTTGGTGGGATGCGTACGTGCTTCCGGTGCTCCTCGACCACTGGCGGGTGCGGTTTCGGATTGTGGTGAGCGATAGGCGCTTGGCAGAGTTCAGTTTTTTTCGCGGGTTGGGAGCGCTCGAGGCCTCCCGAGTGCGCCAAGCCCTCTATGCCCTGCGGCGCAAAGAGGCTTTGATCATCTTTCCTGAGGGCGAACTCCATCCGCCTGGGAGGATGGGGCCGCTGCACCGAGGAGCAGCTTGGCTGGCCGAAAGGGCGAGGGTTCCGCTGCTCCCGGTGGCTGTGCGGGTAGTGCTGCGCGGCCAGGAGTTACCCGAGGCGTACGTGGTGTTTGGGGAACCGCTGGCTGCTGATTTGGAGGGGCTCGAGCGCAGCCTAAACCGGATGCTATCCGATCTAGACGGGCAGATTGGTGCGGCCCTGCCGGAGGAGCCGTTACCGGGTTTTCGCTTGGTATTGCCGGGGCGAAAAAGCACCCACGAGCGCATGGCCTTCTGGGGGCTGGCCCTGGCCCGGTTCACGAGAGAACGATGA
- a CDS encoding phytoene desaturase family protein produces the protein MKAVVIGAGFAGLAAALRLRLAGLEVTVLDKQEAPGGKAIGWNGVPTGPTVLTLPAVPRMIFEALGAEPPNLQPVSPLTHYFWPDGRTFAPQRDLEATLAQLSREEAYHYRRLLEEAHRLYQGARGTFVQGAPPTLSTLGTYALQHGLTAHPLQSLPRLVASGPYLTPFFLRFATYLGANPYRAPAVLHNIAWVELGLGVYHLMGGMRALADALYRLAVLRGVRFEFGVYAGGLELRKQQVVAVRAGDTRYFADVFVSAVDRHFTLGMLDWPAPRYELGTSGMALLMRLSEAQPLAHQIYFSADYRSEWRELEAGRLSQDPTLYLHVDGDAAFLLVNTPNLRRLGEVSLEEYARFLLGRLQAIRPLPVRDWKSLSPQDYAFTAYQGALYGKAPHGLLGALRPGWRLGKLRNLVQVGGTVHPGGGVPLAMLSGWNGAAWLLRNVGEGR, from the coding sequence ATGAAGGCAGTGGTGATTGGGGCAGGGTTTGCGGGGCTAGCCGCCGCGTTGCGGCTGCGCTTGGCGGGGCTCGAGGTCACCGTGCTGGACAAACAGGAAGCCCCCGGCGGCAAGGCCATCGGCTGGAACGGGGTGCCTACTGGTCCCACGGTGCTCACCCTGCCCGCGGTGCCCCGTATGATCTTTGAGGCGCTGGGAGCCGAACCGCCCAACTTGCAACCGGTCTCGCCGCTTACCCACTACTTCTGGCCGGATGGGCGCACCTTCGCACCCCAGCGTGACCTCGAGGCCACGCTGGCCCAGCTCTCCCGGGAAGAGGCCTACCACTACCGCCGCCTGCTCGAAGAGGCCCATCGGCTTTACCAGGGGGCCCGGGGCACCTTTGTTCAGGGCGCACCGCCCACGCTTTCGACCCTCGGCACGTACGCTTTGCAGCACGGCCTCACCGCCCATCCGCTTCAGAGCTTGCCCCGGCTGGTCGCCTCGGGTCCGTACCTAACCCCCTTTTTTCTGCGTTTTGCCACCTACTTGGGGGCTAACCCGTACCGGGCTCCGGCGGTGCTGCACAACATCGCCTGGGTGGAGTTGGGGCTGGGGGTTTATCACCTTATGGGGGGAATGCGGGCGCTGGCCGATGCGCTATATCGCCTTGCGGTCCTCCGGGGGGTGCGCTTCGAGTTCGGGGTGTATGCGGGGGGGTTGGAGCTGCGAAAACAACAGGTAGTGGCCGTCCGCGCCGGGGATACCCGCTACTTCGCGGATGTGTTCGTCTCGGCAGTGGACCGGCACTTCACGCTGGGGATGCTCGACTGGCCTGCCCCCCGTTACGAACTGGGTACCTCCGGTATGGCCCTCTTGATGAGGCTCTCCGAAGCTCAGCCGCTCGCGCATCAGATCTATTTCTCGGCGGACTACCGCTCGGAATGGCGTGAACTCGAGGCCGGGCGCCTTTCCCAAGACCCCACCCTGTACCTGCACGTCGATGGGGATGCCGCGTTCTTGCTGGTGAACACGCCCAACCTGAGGCGGCTTGGGGAGGTGAGCCTCGAGGAGTACGCCCGGTTCCTGCTGGGGAGGCTGCAAGCCATTCGCCCCCTCCCGGTTCGCGACTGGAAGTCCCTAAGCCCTCAGGACTACGCCTTTACCGCTTATCAGGGGGCCCTCTACGGTAAGGCCCCCCACGGCTTGCTGGGAGCCCTCCGTCCGGGCTGGCGGCTAGGGAAGCTGCGAAACCTGGTCCAGGTGGGGGGGACCGTTCATCCCGGCGGGGGGGTGCCACTGGCGATGCTTTCGGGTTGGAACGGAGCAGCGTGGCTGTTGCGTAATGTGGGAGAAGGGAGGTAG
- a CDS encoding IS701-like element ISMesi2 family transposase, whose protein sequence is MLSQASPKGVMPMNPPKCDDLDYIHFLIAAQRVFTCTEAARCSPKEKSPPAHDAFTRLLQRQPPDTAALWQEAKAFVKLREGLLILDDTTLDKPYARDMDLVSYHWSGKHQRVVRGIALMTLLWTEGQALIPCDFRVYDKPQDGKSKNDHFQTMLQKAKERGFQPEYVLMDSWYASLENLKAIVSFGWRFLTRLKGNRLVNPEGKGNVPIREVEIPGEGRVVHLRGFGFVRVFRTLSKDGEAEYWATNHLGMSEEKRAELERQGWGIEVYHRGLKQCCGVERAQVRKAVSILRHLLLALRAFLRLEVYRLRRGVSWYEAKASIVREAIRSYLAHPLHILQPTA, encoded by the coding sequence GTGCTTAGCCAAGCTTCTCCAAAGGGGGTGATGCCCATGAACCCACCGAAGTGCGATGACCTGGACTACATCCACTTTCTCATCGCCGCTCAGCGGGTCTTCACCTGTACCGAGGCCGCTCGCTGTAGTCCAAAGGAGAAGAGCCCTCCCGCCCATGATGCCTTTACCCGCCTGCTGCAAAGACAGCCGCCCGACACGGCGGCGCTGTGGCAGGAGGCCAAGGCCTTCGTGAAGCTCAGGGAGGGGCTGCTGATCCTGGACGACACCACCCTGGATAAGCCCTACGCTCGGGACATGGATCTGGTGAGTTACCACTGGAGCGGCAAACACCAAAGGGTGGTTAGGGGCATCGCCCTCATGACCCTGCTGTGGACGGAGGGGCAGGCCCTGATCCCCTGCGACTTTCGGGTCTACGACAAGCCCCAGGATGGGAAGAGCAAAAACGACCACTTTCAGACCATGCTCCAGAAAGCGAAGGAGCGGGGGTTTCAGCCGGAATATGTCCTGATGGACAGCTGGTATGCCAGCTTGGAGAACCTCAAGGCCATAGTCAGCTTTGGCTGGCGGTTTCTGACGCGGCTGAAGGGCAACCGCCTGGTCAACCCGGAGGGGAAGGGAAATGTACCCATCCGTGAGGTGGAAATCCCTGGGGAGGGGAGGGTGGTTCATCTTCGGGGTTTTGGGTTCGTGAGGGTGTTCCGAACGCTCTCCAAGGACGGGGAGGCGGAGTACTGGGCCACGAACCATCTGGGGATGAGCGAAGAGAAGCGGGCGGAGTTAGAGCGGCAAGGATGGGGGATCGAAGTGTACCATCGGGGGCTCAAGCAGTGCTGTGGGGTGGAGCGGGCCCAGGTGAGGAAGGCGGTCTCCATCCTGCGGCACCTCCTCCTGGCTTTGCGGGCCTTCCTCCGGCTGGAGGTCTACCGGCTGCGCAGGGGGGTGAGCTGGTACGAGGCCAAGGCGTCCATTGTTCGCGAGGCAATACGAAGTTATCTCGCCCATCCCCTCCACATCCTTCAGCCAACTGCGTAA
- a CDS encoding glycosyltransferase, which translates to MILLYAALVVIGLRLAVLLVNLGSFPLLQPSVPRRKVRVSILLPARNEAHNLPKTLPWLLAQPAQEILLLDDRSSDPTAEVARQLAGHDPRFRLLRGEELPAGWKGKNWACCQLAQAASGEVLIFTDADVVWKPGALEAVLAQLERTPGLLSVYPRQQVGSLAERVLVPLIDVVLLASLPYPLARSPFPLAAAANGQVMAFTRPAYQACGGHRAVRGEVLEDVRLAQRIKRARQPFALALGGSLIEARMYRSYAEIQEGFGKNLGAFHGENPLLLLLSALVHLLVYTAPWLLLSADVGWLWVGVLGMLERLLVNLKTGRDLWEAVLVPLAPVMSLPIYLRAWRKTYTWKGRKYAR; encoded by the coding sequence ATGATCCTGCTTTACGCTGCTTTGGTGGTGATAGGGCTCAGACTCGCTGTGCTGCTGGTCAACCTGGGGAGTTTTCCCCTGTTGCAGCCTTCCGTTCCCCGTAGGAAGGTCCGGGTCTCGATTTTGCTTCCGGCCCGCAACGAAGCGCATAACCTCCCCAAAACCCTGCCTTGGCTGCTGGCCCAACCCGCCCAGGAAATTCTTTTGCTCGATGACCGTTCCAGCGACCCCACTGCCGAAGTCGCCCGCCAGCTTGCCGGGCATGACCCCCGCTTTCGGCTGCTGCGGGGTGAGGAGCTTCCCGCAGGCTGGAAGGGCAAGAACTGGGCGTGTTGCCAACTGGCCCAAGCGGCTTCGGGGGAGGTGCTCATCTTTACCGATGCGGATGTGGTCTGGAAGCCAGGGGCTTTAGAGGCGGTGCTGGCCCAGCTCGAGCGCACCCCGGGCCTCCTCAGCGTCTATCCCCGTCAGCAGGTCGGCAGCCTGGCGGAGCGGGTGTTAGTACCGCTTATCGATGTGGTGCTGTTGGCTTCCCTGCCGTATCCGCTGGCACGTTCCCCCTTCCCGCTGGCCGCAGCGGCCAACGGCCAGGTGATGGCTTTCACCCGCCCGGCTTACCAAGCCTGCGGAGGGCACCGGGCGGTGCGGGGTGAGGTACTCGAAGACGTGCGCCTGGCGCAACGGATCAAGCGGGCTAGACAGCCTTTTGCCCTAGCTTTGGGGGGTAGCCTGATCGAGGCGCGCATGTACCGCAGCTATGCCGAGATTCAGGAGGGGTTTGGCAAGAACCTGGGGGCCTTTCATGGGGAAAATCCCCTTTTGCTGCTCCTTTCTGCCTTGGTTCACCTGCTCGTGTACACCGCGCCCTGGCTGCTGCTGTCTGCGGATGTGGGCTGGTTATGGGTGGGGGTGTTGGGAATGCTCGAGCGCCTGTTGGTCAACCTCAAAACCGGGCGGGATCTCTGGGAGGCCGTACTGGTTCCTCTTGCTCCCGTAATGAGCTTGCCGATTTACCTGCGGGCTTGGCGCAAGACCTATACCTGGAAGGGAAGAAAATACGCCCGATGA
- a CDS encoding cytochrome P450, with translation MPLPEPRGYPTRFGHLPRWAGEPLKLLTEGALLGSPFALRLGRRAVVGFTPEWNRMLLSDLETFRSRGSFSSLSPYLNGGIITTDSPQHRPRKSELNREFHAGAVRGLADRLRAVIEAIRPRGDFEAGSWAAQVVQASLNAAYFASQLPPTELAAFLAPLKRPFPAPLLPRPLLFFRMRRRVAQIQAEGHGLAAHLPLEEVLIGLAAGYDTTAHTLAWALWHAANHPEWHTPQGVPLLVKETLRLFPPGYVGSRVARRVFAFGAQEFPVGWLALYSPYLTHRHPDLWTGPLRFDPGRFAGKIPAWGYLPFGGGERICLGMHFAQLVLEQALAVFPAGLKPLRGDPTPRPLLTLAPRGPLWLRGY, from the coding sequence GTGCCGCTTCCCGAACCCCGTGGGTATCCCACCCGCTTTGGCCATCTTCCCCGTTGGGCTGGGGAGCCGCTCAAACTGCTTACTGAGGGGGCTCTTTTGGGTTCCCCCTTCGCTTTACGGCTGGGGCGAAGAGCGGTGGTGGGGTTTACCCCGGAGTGGAACCGCATGCTGCTCTCGGACCTCGAGACCTTTCGTTCTCGAGGGAGCTTTTCTAGCCTCAGTCCTTACTTGAACGGTGGGATCATCACCACCGACTCCCCCCAGCACCGACCCAGGAAGAGCGAACTCAACCGGGAGTTCCACGCCGGGGCGGTCCGGGGTTTGGCCGATAGGCTCCGCGCGGTTATCGAAGCGATCCGTCCTCGAGGCGATTTCGAAGCGGGAAGCTGGGCCGCGCAGGTCGTACAGGCTAGCCTGAACGCGGCGTATTTTGCTTCGCAGCTTCCCCCGACAGAGCTCGCGGCCTTTCTCGCCCCGCTGAAGCGTCCCTTTCCCGCTCCGCTACTTCCTCGCCCCCTGCTTTTCTTCCGGATGCGCCGGAGGGTCGCCCAAATCCAGGCCGAAGGGCACGGATTAGCTGCCCACCTGCCCCTAGAGGAGGTGCTGATCGGCCTGGCGGCGGGGTACGACACCACCGCCCACACCCTGGCTTGGGCCTTATGGCATGCGGCAAACCATCCCGAGTGGCATACCCCGCAAGGGGTCCCTTTGCTCGTCAAGGAGACCCTGCGGCTCTTTCCCCCGGGGTACGTCGGCAGCCGGGTCGCGCGCCGGGTTTTTGCCTTCGGCGCTCAGGAATTTCCCGTGGGGTGGCTGGCCCTCTACAGCCCCTACCTCACCCACCGCCACCCCGACCTCTGGACGGGGCCTCTGCGTTTCGACCCTGGGCGCTTCGCGGGAAAGATCCCCGCGTGGGGCTACCTACCCTTTGGGGGCGGGGAGCGCATCTGTTTGGGGATGCACTTCGCCCAGCTGGTGCTCGAGCAGGCCCTAGCGGTATTTCCCGCTGGGCTAAAGCCTTTGCGGGGCGATCCCACCCCCAGGCCCTTGCTCACCTTAGCCCCGCGGGGGCCCTTGTGGCTCAGGGGTTACTGA
- a CDS encoding phytoene desaturase family protein, with the protein MYDLVVVGAGHNALVAAAYTAKAGYKVGVFERRKLPGGAVSTAEMVPGYRFDLGGSAHILIRLTPVVSELELAKYGLEYLELDPLFHASDGEGSWFVWRDAERTAQELEGRFPGQGEAYRRFIGDWLPFSTAVKEAFLSVPSPLELGRKMVWGSGLGKDWRRRLPQILRPYGEVAAEYFREEQVRAPLVWMAAQSGPPPSDPLSAPFLLWHPLYHVGGVARPRGGSGELARALVRMIEAHGGEVHLDAPVEQILVENGKAVGIQVRGERILGRAVLAGSHILKTAQMLPAAYVPEEVRKVRVGNGFGAILRLALKERLRYRTHAGDEARTGLGLLIGSEHELSRAYGEYLMGEPTTRPPLIAMSFSAVDPSLAPPGGEVLWLWAQYYPYRLTRGTWEERAPEVRDNILSSFERWDPDIRSKIVGELMQTPAWLESEFAMPSGNVMHLEMSLDQMFMLRPWLGAAHYRWPTVKNLYLCGASTHPGGGIMGASGRNSARIILRDLSRRRVGG; encoded by the coding sequence TTGTACGATCTCGTCGTCGTTGGAGCCGGGCACAACGCCTTGGTCGCCGCTGCTTATACAGCCAAGGCTGGGTACAAAGTGGGGGTGTTCGAGCGGCGAAAGCTGCCCGGAGGGGCGGTCTCGACTGCCGAGATGGTCCCGGGTTACCGCTTCGACCTAGGCGGCAGCGCCCATATCCTGATCCGGCTGACCCCGGTCGTGAGTGAACTCGAGCTTGCCAAGTACGGGCTGGAGTACCTCGAGCTAGACCCCCTCTTTCACGCCTCGGATGGCGAGGGAAGCTGGTTTGTCTGGCGCGACGCAGAGCGCACCGCCCAGGAACTCGAGGGGCGATTTCCTGGGCAAGGCGAGGCCTACCGGCGCTTCATAGGCGACTGGCTGCCCTTTAGCACGGCGGTCAAGGAGGCTTTCTTGAGCGTGCCGAGCCCCCTCGAGCTGGGGCGCAAGATGGTGTGGGGTTCCGGGCTTGGCAAAGACTGGCGGCGTCGCCTGCCGCAGATCCTAAGGCCCTACGGCGAGGTCGCCGCCGAGTATTTCCGCGAGGAGCAGGTCCGTGCCCCCCTGGTCTGGATGGCGGCCCAGTCCGGCCCGCCCCCCAGCGACCCCCTCTCGGCCCCCTTTTTGCTCTGGCACCCGCTTTACCACGTAGGTGGGGTGGCCCGCCCGCGGGGGGGTTCGGGAGAACTCGCCCGCGCCCTGGTGCGGATGATCGAGGCCCATGGCGGAGAAGTGCACCTTGACGCTCCGGTAGAGCAAATCCTGGTTGAAAACGGGAAGGCTGTCGGTATTCAGGTGCGCGGCGAACGTATTTTAGGCAGAGCGGTGCTGGCAGGAAGCCACATCCTCAAAACCGCGCAGATGCTCCCCGCGGCCTACGTCCCTGAGGAGGTGCGAAAGGTGCGGGTCGGTAACGGATTTGGTGCGATCTTGCGGCTAGCCCTAAAGGAAAGGCTGCGCTACCGAACCCATGCCGGGGATGAGGCCAGAACCGGGCTGGGGCTTCTGATCGGAAGCGAGCATGAGCTCTCCCGCGCATATGGCGAGTACCTGATGGGTGAGCCCACCACCCGGCCTCCGCTCATCGCGATGAGCTTCAGCGCGGTGGACCCCAGCCTGGCCCCGCCCGGCGGGGAGGTGCTGTGGCTGTGGGCGCAGTACTACCCCTACCGGCTGACCCGGGGAACCTGGGAGGAACGCGCTCCAGAAGTGCGGGACAACATCCTCAGCAGCTTTGAGCGCTGGGACCCGGACATCCGCAGCAAGATCGTGGGCGAACTCATGCAGACTCCGGCCTGGCTCGAGTCCGAGTTCGCCATGCCCAGCGGGAACGTGATGCATCTGGAGATGAGTCTCGACCAGATGTTCATGCTGCGTCCTTGGCTGGGGGCGGCCCACTACAGGTGGCCCACGGTTAAAAACCTCTACCTGTGCGGGGCCAGCACCCACCCCGGCGGTGGGATTATGGGAGCTAGCGGGCGGAACTCGGCGCGGATTATCCTCAGGGATTTGAGCCGCCGCAGGGTAGGGGGGTGA
- the fni gene encoding type 2 isopentenyl-diphosphate Delta-isomerase — MEIPERKRKHLEVCLSFPVEFARMSTGLERYRLRYRALPELALEEVDLSTEFLGKKLRAPFLIGAMTGGEEKGGRINRALAQAAERLGVGMMLGSQRVMLENPQALPSFQVREVAPSALLVGNLGLVQLNKGYGPGHLEQALSLVGADALALHTNPLQEAAQHGDTDFSGLLGKLEAILPRLDFPVLLKEVGHGIGREVAQQLQGLPITALDVAGAGGTSWAKVEQYVRYGRVLHPELVEMGLPTAQALTECREVLPRLPLVASGGIRSGSDAAKALALGARVVAVARPLLRPALEGPEAVAAWIEDFLWELRVALFALGARRPEEALGRIEKLGD; from the coding sequence GTGGAGATCCCTGAGCGCAAGCGCAAGCACCTCGAGGTCTGCCTGAGCTTTCCGGTGGAGTTTGCCCGGATGAGCACCGGGCTCGAGCGCTACCGGCTGCGCTACCGAGCTCTTCCTGAACTCGCCTTAGAAGAGGTGGACCTCAGCACTGAGTTCTTGGGTAAAAAGCTCCGCGCCCCCTTTCTGATCGGGGCTATGACCGGGGGGGAGGAGAAGGGCGGGCGGATCAACCGGGCTTTGGCCCAGGCTGCGGAGCGCTTGGGGGTGGGGATGATGCTGGGGAGCCAACGGGTGATGCTCGAGAACCCCCAGGCCCTCCCCAGCTTCCAGGTGCGGGAGGTAGCCCCCAGCGCTTTGCTGGTGGGCAACCTGGGGTTGGTTCAGCTCAACAAGGGATATGGGCCGGGACACCTCGAGCAGGCCTTATCGCTGGTGGGGGCCGACGCCTTGGCCCTGCACACCAACCCCTTACAAGAAGCTGCCCAGCACGGCGATACTGATTTTTCCGGGCTGCTGGGAAAGCTCGAGGCCATACTTCCGCGGTTGGATTTCCCCGTGCTGCTCAAGGAAGTGGGGCACGGGATCGGGCGCGAAGTGGCCCAGCAGCTCCAGGGGTTGCCCATCACCGCACTGGACGTGGCCGGGGCGGGGGGTACCAGCTGGGCCAAGGTTGAGCAGTACGTGCGCTATGGAAGGGTGCTCCACCCTGAATTGGTCGAGATGGGTTTGCCAACCGCCCAGGCCTTGACCGAGTGCCGTGAGGTGCTTCCCCGGCTACCCTTAGTGGCCTCGGGTGGCATTCGTAGCGGCAGCGATGCGGCCAAAGCCTTGGCCCTAGGGGCGCGGGTGGTGGCGGTAGCCCGGCCGCTACTCCGGCCTGCGCTTGAGGGGCCAGAGGCGGTAGCAGCCTGGATCGAAGACTTCCTGTGGGAACTCCGGGTGGCTTTGTTCGCCTTGGGCGCGAGGCGGCCTGAAGAAGCGTTAGGCAGGATAGAAAAACTCGGGGATTAG
- a CDS encoding carotenoid biosynthesis protein produces MSWLLWALWVAVLPWLLRSGAGSRLGHPGPAWLRWLGGGCWLALALVGAVLWVGGSERLLAGSLAFSGFLLALLALWGGDLLWAARFKLGWVAALALWVGSGATLLLGLPPSSLVLAGLLGVLGAQAIGLMGNLEARARLLWLWQQTRGWMVLLALSVLIRIPVPLWPEGFALVSLMQMSLIGLAAILWGWEKVGPRILLMGGVAFSLGLGVELLGSRSGFPFGHYSYASAPPPTLLGVPLIVPLGWFGMVLAAHGLALGRPWLTGLLVVAWDLGLEALMPSQGYWVWQDPHPLWYGAPLQNYLAWFAMGATLSWIYLRLGQGLLLGGGLAWAYRLEGLFLPMGLALFGLWPAALMCGVAMNALAWWGVRSEGPPGPRRCRYSSAAWFSRDSREVAP; encoded by the coding sequence ATGAGCTGGCTGCTTTGGGCCCTGTGGGTGGCTGTGCTCCCTTGGCTGTTACGCAGTGGGGCGGGCTCGAGGCTGGGCCATCCGGGACCTGCTTGGCTGCGCTGGCTGGGCGGGGGTTGTTGGCTGGCTTTGGCGCTGGTCGGGGCGGTGTTATGGGTGGGCGGTTCGGAGCGTCTCTTGGCCGGTTCGCTAGCCTTTTCCGGGTTTCTCCTGGCCCTGTTGGCGCTGTGGGGGGGAGATCTGCTGTGGGCAGCCCGCTTCAAGCTGGGCTGGGTGGCTGCACTGGCTTTGTGGGTCGGCAGTGGGGCTACCCTCCTGCTGGGCTTGCCCCCTTCGAGCCTGGTGCTGGCGGGGCTGCTGGGGGTGTTGGGAGCGCAGGCTATCGGGTTGATGGGAAATCTGGAGGCTCGAGCCCGCTTGCTTTGGCTGTGGCAGCAGACCCGTGGGTGGATGGTGCTGCTGGCCCTTTCGGTGTTGATCCGCATCCCGGTTCCCCTGTGGCCCGAAGGGTTTGCGCTGGTGAGCTTGATGCAGATGAGCCTGATCGGGTTGGCAGCGATCTTGTGGGGTTGGGAAAAGGTGGGGCCGCGCATCTTGCTGATGGGCGGGGTGGCCTTTTCTCTGGGGCTGGGGGTAGAACTGCTAGGCAGCCGCAGCGGCTTTCCCTTTGGCCACTACAGCTACGCCTCTGCGCCGCCACCCACCTTGCTGGGCGTCCCGCTCATCGTCCCGCTAGGGTGGTTTGGCATGGTGCTGGCGGCGCATGGGTTGGCTTTGGGGCGCCCTTGGCTCACGGGTCTGCTGGTAGTGGCTTGGGACCTGGGCCTCGAGGCCCTGATGCCATCCCAGGGGTACTGGGTCTGGCAGGACCCCCATCCGCTGTGGTACGGGGCACCGCTGCAGAATTACCTTGCGTGGTTTGCCATGGGAGCCACCTTGTCCTGGATTTACCTGAGGCTTGGCCAAGGGCTGCTGCTAGGCGGTGGACTGGCCTGGGCTTACCGCCTCGAGGGGCTTTTCCTGCCTATGGGCTTGGCGCTTTTTGGGCTTTGGCCCGCTGCTTTAATGTGTGGGGTTGCCATGAACGCTCTGGCCTGGTGGGGGGTACGCAGTGAAGGGCCTCCAGGCCCCCGGCGATGCCGGTACTCATCGGCTGCCTGGTTCTCGCGTGATAGTCGGGAGGTTGCCCCTTGA
- a CDS encoding acyl-CoA thioesterase, with product MESEARTLELVFPEHANPGGNAFGGFVLGLMDKVGSYAAIRRARKRCVTVRVGEVVFEVPIRVGDLLEVIARVVRVGRTSITVEVEVYRENLTEPKMLATRGNLTYVAVDEQGKPTPVDQ from the coding sequence ATGGAAAGCGAAGCACGAACCTTAGAACTGGTCTTCCCCGAACACGCCAACCCCGGCGGCAACGCCTTCGGTGGCTTTGTTTTGGGCCTGATGGACAAGGTGGGCTCGTATGCCGCCATCCGGCGGGCCCGCAAACGCTGCGTGACGGTGCGGGTGGGCGAAGTGGTATTCGAGGTACCGATTAGGGTGGGGGACCTGCTCGAGGTGATCGCGCGGGTGGTGCGGGTCGGACGCACCTCCATCACCGTGGAGGTCGAGGTGTACCGGGAGAACCTGACAGAGCCCAAGATGCTCGCCACCCGGGGCAACCTGACCTACGTGGCGGTGGACGAGCAGGGCAAACCCACTCCGGTAGATCAGTAA
- a CDS encoding lycopene cyclase family protein → MNDSYDYIIAGAGAAGLSLAYHLVQAGLMDKRVLLIDRERKSRNDRTWCFWEIGEGPFEKLVFRRWPKVWFHGAGIAACLDLSPYRYKMIRGIDFYAFMDRWLETQPQITRLYGEVDSVEEGRVWVEGQQYEAKWIFDSIHRPIPRLPGYHYLLQHFKGWVVCSASAAFDPTAATLMDFRLEQRGAVRFAYVLPYDERTALVEYTLFSPSLLQPEEYDLGLKDYLEHLLHIREYTVQHEEFGIIPMTDVPVASPRDSRIVRIGIAGGRAKASTGYTFQRIQRHSRQIAENLIRYGQPLASRPGFDRHYWMDSFFLNALSKGRVEGKSFFSRLFQKCPAAQVLRFLDEETSLMEDLKLMSAVDIPAFLASSWDVLTSRLKARLHPNEDL, encoded by the coding sequence ATGAACGATAGCTACGACTACATCATCGCTGGGGCGGGGGCTGCCGGGCTCAGCCTGGCCTACCACTTGGTCCAGGCCGGGCTGATGGATAAGCGCGTGTTGCTCATTGACCGCGAGCGCAAGAGCCGCAACGACCGCACCTGGTGCTTTTGGGAGATAGGGGAGGGGCCTTTCGAAAAGCTGGTTTTTCGCCGCTGGCCGAAGGTATGGTTTCATGGCGCAGGGATCGCTGCGTGCTTAGACCTCTCTCCCTACCGCTACAAGATGATCCGCGGAATCGACTTTTACGCCTTCATGGACCGCTGGCTCGAGACCCAGCCGCAGATTACCCGGCTTTACGGTGAGGTAGACAGCGTGGAGGAGGGGCGGGTTTGGGTAGAGGGGCAGCAGTACGAGGCTAAGTGGATCTTTGACAGCATCCACCGCCCTATCCCTCGGCTACCTGGCTACCATTACCTGTTGCAGCACTTCAAAGGATGGGTAGTGTGTTCTGCCTCCGCCGCGTTTGATCCCACCGCTGCGACCTTGATGGATTTTCGCCTCGAGCAGCGAGGAGCGGTGCGCTTCGCCTACGTGTTGCCCTACGACGAGCGGACGGCCTTGGTCGAATACACCCTGTTCTCCCCCTCGCTTCTTCAGCCTGAAGAGTACGACTTGGGGCTCAAAGACTACCTCGAGCACCTGCTACATATCCGGGAGTACACTGTGCAGCACGAGGAGTTTGGCATCATCCCGATGACCGATGTGCCGGTTGCCTCTCCCCGAGACTCCCGCATCGTCCGCATCGGCATAGCAGGTGGGCGCGCCAAGGCTTCTACCGGGTATACCTTTCAGCGTATTCAGCGCCACTCGCGGCAGATTGCCGAGAACCTGATCCGCTACGGACAACCCTTGGCAAGCAGGCCTGGCTTTGACCGCCACTACTGGATGGATAGCTTCTTCCTCAATGCCCTGAGCAAGGGGCGGGTGGAGGGAAAGAGCTTTTTTAGCCGCTTGTTCCAAAAGTGCCCGGCGGCCCAGGTGCTGCGCTTTTTAGACGAGGAGACCTCGCTCATGGAAGACCTCAAGCTCATGTCGGCTGTCGATATCCCGGCTTTTCTCGCTTCGAGCTGGGATGTGCTGACCTCGAGGCTCAAGGCCCGGCTGCACCCCAATGAGGATTTGTGA